The sequence ctttgggcaagtcacttcacttcttttgacctcggttacctcatctgtgtaatagggattaagactatgagccccacatgggacatgggctgtgcccaacctgtttatctaccccagtgcgtagcacagtgcctggcacaccgtaagcacttaccattaaaaaaaaaaaagctaggttTACGGAATCATCAGCTGCCCCCAATCAAGATCAAGGtttttctccctgccctccctgatgTGACTATTCTGCATCTGCTCACAGGCCAACTTGCCCCCTGTGACTCGCTACCTTTGTCCATGGCTCCTGGACACCTTCATGCCGACACCACTGGCCTGACCAGTTCTAGTTCTCTCCCATCCGGCACTCCGTGCAGCTTCAATCAGTGGaaattattgagcgtttactatgtgtggaacaccgtactgagctcttgggaagacaCACTACACCAGAATAGTCAGATATGTTCCATGTCTCtttcaagcttacagtctagagggaatttgaAAGGTGACAGATGGGTTTCTATTTGAATTATTGGCCCCCAGGCTGGGGCTTGCCTCTGAATAGGAGGAGTGTTTGCTGCTGGGAAAGGCAAGAGACATCACCTTCTTTATTGGTAGAAGGGAACGGAGGTGTCCAGTTTGCTTTTTAGTCCAGTTCTGGATGATCAATCCTCCTTTGGAGTTCAGTGACGCTCAGAGATACGGTCCTGTCATCCTCCTACGTGCTCGACCCAAACTGCCTAGGAACTTTCTTACAGATCCAATGCAGCCGATTTTGACAGTCCCCACCATTCCACGAGCTTCGCTCTTTTGTCCGCATCTCGACACATTCCTCTTCTTGCCTCCGGTTGTCCGGCCGACCTTCTTCCCAaaacctagatcaatcaatcaatcaatcaatcgtatttattgagcgcttactatgtgcagagcactgtactaagcgcttgggaagtacaaattggcagcacacagagacagtccctacccaacagtgggctcacggtctaaaagggggagacagagaacaaaaccaaacatactaacaaaacaaaataaataggatagaaatgtacaagtaaaataaataaataaataaataaatgtgtaagGTAGTCACAGACAAGGCATTGGTGTGAAAGTTTCATCTCAGCTAGAAGACTCAGAGGACGTTTGCAAGAAGTCTGTTCCACGGGAAAAGCCCAGGAGCCCAAGGAAGGAAAGCAAAAAGTGGATTTAGAGCTCACTGTCAGcagactgtatttattaagtgctaactgggtgcagagcactgtactaagcatttgggagagtacaattgaacaatataacagacctattccttgctcacagcaagcttacattctaggggggcagacaatataaataaataaattgcaggtatgtacataagtgctgtggagctgaggagggggacgaataaaaggagcaagtcagggcgactcagaagggagctgaagaaaaggaaaagagagcttaatcagggaaggcctcttagaggcgatgggccttcaataaggctttgaagggagggagagtcatcgtctgacagatatgaggaaggagggcgttccaggccagaggcaggacgtgactgagaggttggtggcgagattgaggtacaatgagaaggttgtgattagaggagcaaaatgtgcagagtgggttgtagtaggagagtggcgaggtgaggttggagggggcaaggtgatcgactgctttaaagccaataggacTTAGCTGGAAAGAAGGCTTCTCTTTGAAATCCAGTGATTCTTTTTGTAGGGCTCAAGCACAGTGTGGGAATACAGGGAGACTTaatctctcaactctctccctttttcctttttctcctcctttgtctccAGCCCCATCCCATTTTCTGTCCAAGAATCCActactttctctccatccaaaccgctaccacgctaCTCCAAGCATTCATCGTATCCTGCCTCGACCACCTCATCAGCCTCTTCGCTAacgtccctctctccagtctttccctcccccaatccatacctcactcttGTGCCCAGatattttttctaaaatatcattctacGCACCCCAGAAACCATCtgcggttgctcatccatctccttaTCAAAGAGAACCTCCTCACTATCGATTTAAGGCACTTAATTCGCTCTTTTCCTCCTAGtaatagctaataataattatgggacttaagtgcttgttaagtgccaagcaccgttctagactgtgagcccactgttgggtagggaccgtctctatatgttgccaacttgtacttcccaagcgcttagtacagtgctctgcacacagtaagcgctcaataaacacgattgattgattgattctaagtgccggggtagatacatgtttatgaggttggacacagtccctgtcccacatggggctcactctcttcatccccatttaatagatgaggtcactgaggcccagagaagtgaagtgacttgcctaaggtcacacagcagacaagtgtgcttagagaagcagcgtggctcagtggaaagagccacagtggagtcagaggtcatgggttcgaatcccacctccaccacatgtctgctgtgtgaccttggggaagtcacttaagttttctgaacctcagttacctcatctgtaaaatggggattaagactgtgagccccacgtgggacaatttgatcaccttgtgtcccccccagcgctttgaacagtgttctgcacatactaaatgcttaacaagtgccatcgttattatcattattaataagtgcttctACTAATCCTCACccttctcccactgcaacccgCACACCAACTTACTCTTCCAACACTAACGGCCCTTGCTCAAATCCCCGCTCCTGCCTGGAACTGTAgacagctcctcgtgggcagaaagcatgcctaccacctctgttatattgtcataattatggtacttgttaagtgcttactacatgccaggctctgttctaagcgctggggtagatcatcgggttggacccaggtgctgtcccacacagggctcacggtcttagtccccattttccagatgagggaaggcaagcgcttagtacagtgctctgcacacagtaagcgctcaataaatacgactgaatgaaggaagcccagaggagttaagtgatttacccaaggtcacccggcagacaagtggcagaaccgggattggaacccaagactttgcgactcccaagctcatgctttatccactaggccgtgctccttctcgtgcactcccaagcacttagtacagtgctctgcattcaataaataggatcgattgattgattggaacaggcATTCCTCTTTCTTCAGGGGAAAAATGGAGGAACGGGCCGGACTGCGTGAATGGTGAAGGGATGGGGGCTGTGGACAGAACcggttacatcatcatcatcatcatcatcatcaatcgtatttattgagcgcttactatgtgcagagcactgtactaagcgcttgggaagtacaaattggcaacatatagagacagtccctacccaacagtgggctcacagtctaaaaggttacatggcatagtgagaagcagcatggcctagtggatagagcacgggcctgggattcatggcttccaatcccattcatctcttatgtgaccttgggcaaatcccttaacttctctgtgcctcagttcccttatctgtaaaatgggagttgagactgtgagccccacatgggacagggactgcgtccgatccaatctgtattgaccccagcacttagtatagtccctggcgcctagtaagcagttaacacacACCGTCCTTATTATTCTTATATACCCACCACTTGCTCTCTGCCTCTTGGAACGGCGTCCCATCCGACCAACTCCGTCGGCGTCCCgtccctctgtccctcagtccGATCCAGTGAGGAGTGCCTTTGCTCTTTTTGGAGAGGTAGTCCTGTGGGACAAAACCCGTGAGGAGAGGTtgcgatatcatcatcatcatcaatcgtatttattgagcgcttactgtgtgcagagcactgtactaagcgcttgggaagtacaaattggcaacatatagagacagtccctacccaacagtgggctcacagtctaaaagggggagacagagaaccaaaccaaacatactaacaaaataaaataaatagaatagatatgtacaagtaaaataaataaatagagtaataaatatgtacaaacatatatacaggtgctgtggggaagggaaggaggtaagatatctCCATCTTACCTCCGGTAATACCCCGGGGGAAAAAGCAGGAAGCGGCCCCCGACTTTTGGCCCGCCCATCCCGCGGATTCCTGGTGGTTCTCTAGAGCCGCTTCtcggattcattccttcattcattcgtatttattgagtgtttaccgtgtgcaggacactgtactaagtgcctgggagggtacagCGTCAAGCGCTGGCTGCTGGGCCCAGGTCTTTGTGATATCCATGTTTACGAATGTTGGAGCTAATTGGAGCTCTGAGTCGACTGACCTAGATACGGAGGAGTAGTCTGTCccaggagagagaggatggatttgacgcAGCTGGGAGCTCCCTgggaaaccatcatcatcatcatcatcatcataatcaatcgtatttattgagcgcttactatgtgcagagcactgtactaagcgcttgggaagtacaaattggcaacatctagagacagtcgctacccaacagtgggctcacagtctaaaagggggagacagagaacaaaaccaaacatcctaacaaaataaaataaatagaatagatatgtacaagtaaaataaataaataaagtaataaatatgtacaaacatatatccatatatacaggtgctgtggggaagggaaggaggtaagatgggggggatggagagggggacgagggggagaggaaggaaggggcccatgatcatcctcagtcaatcaatcaattgtattcattgagcacttaatctttgccgagcactgtactaggcacttggaagaggacactataacagagttttttagtttttttgccttttttaaggtgcttactttgtgccaggcactgctctatgtgctagggtaaatacaaataataataataataatgatggtacttgttaagcgctcactatgtgcaaagcactgttctaagcgctggggggatacaaggcgatcaggttgtcccacggggggctcacactcaatccccattttgcagatgaggtaactgaggcccagagaagtgaagtgacttgcccaaagtcacacagctgacacgtggcggagcgggatttgaacccatgacctctgactccaaagcccgggctgtttccactgagccacgctgcaaagtaattgggttggacacagtccatgtcccacataatactaccactactactactaatttttcatgttgaattaataataaaattataataaattataaatatataatataaattaaacctatttaatttataatttataataaattataaaataataaaattaataataataataataatggtatcaagagcttactgtgtacaagcactgttagaagtgctggggtagatgcaagctaatcggtttggacacagtccctgtcctatgtggggctgaccgtcttaacccccattttacagatgaggtaactgaggcccagagaagtgaagtgacttgcccgaggccacacaaccCACAAGTGGCTGAGCAAGGGTTAGTACCAGGTCCTTctattccctttagactgtgagcccactgttgggtagggactgtctctatatgttgccaacttgtacttcccaagcgcttagtacagtgctctgcacacagtaggcgctcaataaatacgattgattgattctattcccaggcctgtgtgctgtagagaagcagtgtggctcactggaaagagcatgggctttggagttagaggtcatgggttcagatcccagctccgccacatgtcagctgtgtgactttgggcaagtcccttaacttctctgggcctcagttacctcgtctgtaaaatggggattaagactgtgacaaccgtgggacaaccagatcatcttgtaacctccccagtgcttagagcagtgctttgcacatagtaaggacttaataaaggccatcattattattattattattacccaccaggccatggtgtttctcctccagagtcggtagacaccttCCCCATCCATGACAGGCTCGATATTAACAGCCCACTCATTTTCCCGGTTATCCGGAGAATTGTCTGAAAGCGCTCAGCGGATTGTTCGAGTCCTGAGCGTGAGTTTTCCAGCTGGAGACCCAGGGGAGAGGATGTAAGGCGAATTCTGCTTCTAGCCTCAAGGCCTCTACGCACTTTTATTAAAGTTTAGCCGGAACCAGGGGGGAAGACCGAAGATCAAAAATAGGGGATTCCCCCAGGAGCCATAAGCTGGGCGGCCTGTACATAACGAAATCTCACGcggcacacagacacactcagGGATTCTCTTGGGGAATAAACCACTCACCGCCAGCACCCTTGGGACCCAGGGAGcgagaaggggggaagacgggGCCACACAGACCTGCTCTTTCTTGGACGTCACGGATGTCAGGTGGGAATTCCAAGACTTGCAAAAGCGCTCCGCCTCGTCCCAGGACTTTTTATCTTGAGAAAAATAGTAGAGATTCCCTCCGTACAGCCTCCAGCCTCCAAGGAACATGTTTAGGATGGcatctggggaggagggggaagaggggacttCAGTCTTAAGTAgaattggggtatctgttaagcgtttagtacatgtGGTGCTGGGGTTCAgccgggataatcaggttggacacaggccctgccctacgtggggcccacggtctaaaggagagggaccaTGGgtgttgcatccccattttacagatgaggaaactgaggcccagagaagcaaaatgacttgctcaaagtcacacggcagacaaatcgCGGGATCCgcatttgagtcccaggcccatgctctttccactaggtcatgcttcctAAAGGAAAGAAGCTGGCTACGGTCACCAACAGGTGTGGGTGTATTTctacccagtcattcattcattcattcaatcgtatttattgagcgctcactgtgtgcagagcactgtactaagcgcttgggaagtacaagttggcaacatctagagacggtccctacccaacggggggctcacagtcgagaagggggagacagacaacaaaacaaattaacaaaataattagaataaatatgtacaaataaacaaaataatcagtcccGATCTTTGAGCCCACCTGCCCAGAAAAATCAGCTTTCTCCTTTCTTTAAAATTTTCCTGAGaaaatttgataataataattgtggtatttgttaagcacttacgctacgccaggcatagtactaagcgctggggtggatacaaacagatcgggttggacacagtctctgacccacatggtgctcacggtctcattccccgttttacagatgaggcaactgaggcacagagaagtgaagcgtcttgccccggatcacacagcagacaagcggtggagccgggattagaacccatgactttctgacgcccaagccctggctttatccgctacaccatgttacttctctatgAAAAACAGGGGAAAGGAACCCAGTTGAAGGAGCCAACTTAGTGTCTAAAATCCTACTGTTGTTGGATCCCAATGGAACGTAGTGCCAAAAATCCAAAATAATCTGCCGACAAATTTAGTCATCGAAGAACCAAACTAGAGCCGTGGCCTTGGAGTTAGGTGATGAGAGAGATCGAGACAAATTGTAAGGGAAGTGCttaatttaaggaggggagttgGTGTCTAGTTTCCTAACATTGAGACAATCACTGATCAAACAGAAGAAAAATGGTCTCTAGACTTTGGACAATTTGCTATGATCAAGTAGACAAGATATCTTGGGATAGGGAGAAAACATGCGATATCTGCTTTGTTGAGGCAAACTAGCAAAACTCTTGGAGAATGAAGCAAATAAAATAGGCCGGGGGGCCATCTCGGGAGCCGGAGAATGAGAAACTGAAGatgtcagggaataataataattatggtactctgttaggcgcttactattcagtcagtcaggcattcgtgtttattgagcgcttactgtgtgcagagcactgtactaagtgcttgggatagtacagtaggggaatcagaaggttttgggttctaatcctggctctgccacttaaatgctgtgtgaccttgggcaagttacttcacttctctgtgcctcagttacctcgtctgtaaaatggggcttaaggctgtgagccccgtgagggacagggactgtgtccaaactgatttgcttatctccaccccagaactcagtacagggcctggcacatagtaagtgcttaataaatgccataattattgttatcatcatcatcatcaatcgtatttattgagcgcttactgtgtgcagagcactgtactaagcgcttgggaagtacaaattagcaacatcatAACAgaagcatcccctgcccacaatgagcttacagtctacggagcgagcttacagtctgcagtcgtcacatcatcatcatcatcatcaattgtatttattgagcgcttactgtgtgcagagcactgtactaagcgcttgcacatctactgtgtgcagagtaaaggCTTCAAAAAGACCAGGGAACCAAAAAAGCACAAGTGCTTGTGAGGGCCCGCCACATGTGCCACAAGGAACTGTTTTTGTACACAAAGTGTGGAAGATTGTACGCTCGCTATaagtaggaaacatgtctgctaattctgatgtattgtacttttccaaatgcccaTACcagtgctctcctaagtgccaagcactgtacgaagtacaaggaaatcgggttggacacagtccctgtctctcatggggctcacaaccttaatccccattttacagatgaggtagctgaggctcagagaagtcaagtgactcgcccaaggccacacagcagacaggcgttagagccgggattagaacccacgaccttcgtaCTTCCAGGACCGAGCTCTTTTAAGCCAAGGTGTCAGGGTATCATTTAGGGAATCCTAGGGCATAATTGGACTTACTATATTCGGCTCTCATTGCTTTATAGGAGACGCTGATGTTCTCCAAATCTCGTTTTAACGTAACAGGGTCTTCGCCTGAAGTGACGTTTTGCAAATGGCCTTGTGGCTTCTTTGTGTCCTTCCTGGGAGCCGGGATGGCCTCCAAATAGCTCTTTGACACATCAGCGAACCCAGCGAACGCCGTGGTGTTCTCTGCATGAGGTGGCACCGTATCTGGGGCTCGGCTAAATGCATCCCCCGAAGGACCGCCTTGTAGCTCGCTGGCCTCACTGAAGGTAAGGGCATCCTCCAGACGGTCACCCACTCTAACAGGGTCCTTCCTAACCACAGGGGTCCCCTCCAAATAGACTTCCAAGCTTTCCGGACCCCGGGTCGTCGCGGTGGCGCGTCTCAGCTGGTTTCTTAACGTCTTCACCTCCGAAGCCAGCGCCGTCATGTTCTCCAAACGCCCTCTGAACTCTTGGATTTCCAAATTCAAGGCACTGATGTTGGCCAGACAACTctgtcttcctgcctcctcccctctcctgtgatgtctttctccctggaAATCTGGAGGAGAGAAATTAAATTCTGAGTTCCAGGCACAAAATATTGAAAAATCAGACCTCTGCTCTTCATGAATCCACTCATATTCTTGGAGGgtcgtttttttaaatggtatttgttaagcacttactgtgggtcaggcaccgtactaagcgccggggtagttagaagctaatcaggttggacacggtctacgtcccacatggggctcacagccttaacccccagcCCTCAGCTCCCGGGCCATGTcaaacagtcgtatttatcgaacacttactgtgttcagaacaatcaatcaatcaatcgtatttattgagcgcttactgtgtgcagagcactgtactaagcacttcggagagtgcatcagagttggtagacgtcccctgtccatagtgagcttacattccagaggggaaggcagaaagatgtggacagagtacgggcctttgctcctttctctcattcaacccacgtattcaatccatccctaaatcctgtcactccaatcttcacaacatcgcaaaaattttggagaagcagcatggctcagtggaaagagcacgggctttggagtcagacatcatgggttcaaatcccggctccaccaaccgtcggctgtgtgactttgggcatgtcacttaacttctctgtgcctcagttacctcatctgtaaaatggggattgaaactgtgagccccaccacgggacaacctgatcaccttgtaacctccccagcgcttagaacagtgctttgcacatagtaagcgcttaacaaataccaccattattattattaatattattattaaaaatccaccctttcctctacctccaaattgctactgtgttaatccagtcatttatcttatcccgccttgaatattgtatcagcctccttgctgaccacccaacctcctgtctctcccaactctagtccgtacttcactctgcggcccggatgggttttctacagaaatatccaagtcatgtttctccactcctcaaggacttccgcatcaaagagaaactccttaccgtcggctttaaagcactcaatagctttgcccctcctacttcacctcgccacTCTTCTGTTACATCCCAGTCCacccaatttgctcctctaatgccaacctccttactgtatctcgatctcgcctatctcaccgccgatcccttgcccgcatcctgtctctgccctctttCTTCAGATCTGATTGATAATGCTtcatgaaagcacatctccaataggccttctctgattaaacccccctttcctcttctcccactcccgtctttATCACCCTGACATggtccctctattcatccctctctgccccacagcacttatgtccttatctgtcatttattaatttatattaatatctgtctccccctctggactgtaagctcactgtgggcagagaatgtgtctgttctattgttgtattgtatgctcccaagcaccaagttcagtgctcccacagtaagcgctctgtaaatgcaattgaataataatgatggcatttatgaagcacttactgtgtgcaaagcactgttctaagcgctggggaggttacaaggtgatcaggttgtcccacggggggctcacagtcttaatccccattttgcagatgagggaactgaggcacagagaagtgaagtgcgaagcagcgtggctcagtggaaagagcatgggctttggggttagaggtcatgggttcaaatcccagctccgcctcttgttagctgtgtgactttgggcaagtcaattaacttctcggtgcctcagttacctcatctgtaaaatggggattatgactgtgagccccccgtgggacaacctgatcaccttgtaacctccccagcactttgaacagtgcctgtttcaacatgttttgttttgttgtctgtctcccccttctagactgtgagcccactgttgggtagggaccgtctctatacgttgc is a genomic window of Tachyglossus aculeatus isolate mTacAcu1 chromosome 4, mTacAcu1.pri, whole genome shotgun sequence containing:
- the LOC119926984 gene encoding C-type lectin domain family 4 member K-like — protein: MDPEDYENVSLGKISPWPLGQFLRVETRQTPKTPYIVRAALILLTTALVASLVAVTILYFQGERHHRRGEEAGRQSCLANISALNLEIQEFRGRLENMTALASEVKTLRNQLRRATATTRGPESLEVYLEGTPVVRKDPVRVGDRLEDALTFSEASELQGGPSGDAFSRAPDTVPPHAENTTAFAGFADVSKSYLEAIPAPRKDTKKPQGHLQNVTSGEDPVTLKRDLENISVSYKAMRAEYNAILNMFLGGWRLYGGNLYYFSQDKKSWDEAERFCKSWNSHLTSVTSKKEQDYLSKKSKGTPHWIGLRDRGTGRRRSWSDGTPFQEAESKWFWEEGRPDNRRQEEECVEMRTKERSSWNGGDCQNRLHWICKKVPRQFGSST